The following coding sequences lie in one Acidobacteriota bacterium genomic window:
- the modA gene encoding molybdate ABC transporter substrate-binding protein: MSVRKSVLLTLCLLLVSGTAAPVQAEEALIAVATNFSKPMKRLHASFEQNGAHRIRVTTGSTGTLYAQILNGAPFDLFLAADQHRPTSLVDRNHAVDGSRFTYAVGQLVLWSPDPDRIHDDGAEILRIGDFRALAIANPALAPYGSAARDSLTALGLTERLKGKIVMGQNVGQTLSLIATSNAELGLVARSQTLDETGRSIGSHWQVPHHLYRPIRQDAVLLSHGSSNAAALAFLEYLKSDDARALIESMGYGPR, encoded by the coding sequence ATGAGCGTCCGCAAGTCAGTACTCCTGACCCTCTGCCTCCTCCTCGTGTCGGGAACTGCGGCACCGGTTCAAGCGGAAGAAGCCCTGATCGCCGTCGCGACCAATTTCTCAAAACCGATGAAGCGCCTACACGCGTCGTTTGAACAGAACGGCGCACATCGGATTCGAGTCACGACCGGATCGACCGGGACGCTCTACGCGCAGATCCTGAATGGAGCACCGTTCGACCTGTTTCTTGCGGCGGATCAGCACCGACCTACATCGCTGGTGGATCGCAACCACGCCGTCGACGGATCGCGCTTCACCTACGCCGTTGGGCAACTCGTGTTGTGGAGCCCGGACCCCGATCGTATTCACGACGACGGCGCCGAGATCCTGCGAATCGGAGATTTTCGCGCACTGGCGATCGCGAATCCAGCGCTGGCACCTTACGGGTCGGCCGCCAGAGATTCGCTGACGGCCCTGGGGCTCACCGAACGACTGAAGGGCAAGATCGTCATGGGCCAGAACGTCGGCCAGACCCTCAGTCTGATCGCGACGAGCAACGCAGAGCTGGGGCTGGTCGCACGGTCCCAGACGCTGGATGAGACCGGTCGGTCGATCGGAAGCCACTGGCAGGTCCCCCATCATCTGTATAGACCGATTCGACAGGATGCCGTCCTGCTGAGCCACGGCTCGAGCAACGCCGCAGCCCTGGCGTTCCTCGAATACCTGAAGAGCGACGACGCTCGAGCCCTCATCGAATCGATGGGCTACGGGCCACGATGA
- the modB gene encoding molybdate ABC transporter permease subunit, translating to MTMPELGPIGLTLLLALVTTLILLVFGTPLAWWLATTRNRVRPAIEAITALPLVLPPTVLGFYLLVLLNPTSPIGRLWVSITGDALTFSFAGLVVASVFYSLPFTVQPLQSAFETVGREPLEAAASLRASPIDAFVTVVLPLSVRGFLTATVLTFAHTLGEFGVVLMVGGNIPGRTRVLSIAIYEHVETLNYDQAHLLSAGLIVFSFVVLLLVYSLHRRFPIHVR from the coding sequence ATGACGATGCCGGAGCTCGGTCCCATCGGTCTGACCCTGTTGCTCGCGCTTGTGACAACGCTGATCCTGCTGGTGTTCGGCACCCCGCTGGCGTGGTGGTTGGCAACCACGCGCAATCGCGTGCGTCCGGCCATCGAGGCGATCACGGCACTACCGCTGGTACTCCCACCGACGGTGCTGGGGTTCTATCTGTTGGTTCTGCTGAACCCAACGTCGCCGATCGGCCGTCTCTGGGTCTCGATCACCGGTGATGCACTGACGTTTTCTTTTGCGGGGCTCGTCGTCGCGTCGGTCTTCTACTCGCTCCCGTTTACCGTGCAGCCGCTTCAGAGCGCCTTCGAGACCGTGGGCCGAGAACCCCTGGAGGCGGCAGCCAGCCTTCGAGCGTCACCCATCGATGCATTCGTCACCGTCGTTCTCCCCCTCTCGGTCCGAGGGTTCCTGACGGCCACCGTCCTGACGTTTGCCCACACCCTCGGCGAGTTCGGCGTGGTCCTGATGGTGGGCGGCAATATTCCCGGCCGAACTCGGGTGCTGTCCATCGCGATCTACGAACATGTGGAGACGCTGAACTACGACCAGGCGCATTTGCTGTCAGCCGGATTGATCGTTTTCTCGTTCGTGGTCTTGCTTCTCGTCTACTCCCTCCACAGAAGGTTCCCGATCCATGTCCGCTGA
- the modC gene encoding molybdenum ABC transporter ATP-binding protein, whose product MSAELLQLACRATFPGFDLDVDERWTMDGVTCLFGPSGSGKTTLLRVLAGFETPAGGRIQFGDQVWFDHDHGANTPPWKRPVGLLFQDARLFAHLSVAGNLKYAARRHRSTTRPIAADDVIDALDLSKLMDRSVTGLSGGEKQRVALARTLLTCPNLLLLDEPLTALDQEHKVELLSYLEEIPRRFGIATIVVSHSIDEVVRLASQVVVVAGGRVHAAGPTAEIVERIDLQAITGRFEAGSVVEARVTGFDKRLVLTRLDLNGASLVMPAVERLEPGQHVRLRIRARDVAVATRRPEGLSIRNVLSATVAEIVPESDTAFAEVFLQLSGGRIRARLTRSAVEDLELDVGMSVFALIKSVSFDRRLL is encoded by the coding sequence ATGTCCGCTGAGCTACTGCAGCTTGCCTGCCGAGCGACCTTCCCGGGTTTCGACCTGGATGTCGACGAGCGGTGGACGATGGACGGCGTCACCTGCCTATTCGGGCCCAGCGGTAGTGGCAAGACCACGCTGCTGCGTGTTCTTGCGGGTTTCGAGACCCCTGCCGGGGGCCGAATTCAATTCGGCGATCAGGTCTGGTTCGATCATGATCACGGCGCCAACACGCCACCCTGGAAACGTCCGGTGGGGCTGTTGTTTCAGGATGCCCGCCTGTTCGCGCATCTGAGTGTCGCGGGCAATCTGAAGTACGCGGCGCGGCGGCATCGGTCAACGACCCGACCCATCGCCGCGGACGATGTCATCGATGCGCTGGACCTCTCCAAGTTGATGGATCGGAGCGTGACCGGACTCTCCGGTGGCGAGAAACAGCGCGTCGCCCTGGCGCGCACGCTCCTCACTTGCCCGAACCTACTGTTGCTGGACGAGCCACTCACGGCCCTCGACCAGGAGCACAAGGTCGAGCTTCTCTCGTACCTCGAAGAGATTCCGCGACGATTCGGGATCGCGACCATCGTCGTCAGCCACTCAATCGACGAGGTCGTACGACTTGCAAGCCAGGTGGTCGTCGTCGCCGGGGGGCGCGTTCACGCGGCGGGCCCGACGGCGGAGATCGTCGAGAGGATCGATCTACAGGCGATCACGGGGCGCTTCGAGGCCGGATCCGTCGTGGAGGCGCGGGTCACGGGATTCGACAAGAGACTGGTGCTGACCCGACTCGATCTGAACGGTGCGAGCCTGGTGATGCCTGCAGTCGAGAGGCTCGAGCCGGGTCAACATGTTCGTCTTCGCATCCGGGCGCGGGATGTTGCGGTCGCGACTCGACGCCCCGAGGGCTTGAGTATCCGAAACGTCCTGTCGGCGACCGTCGCCGAGATCGTGCCAGAAAGCGACACGGCCTTCGCGGAAGTGTTTCTGCAACTCTCCGGGGGCCGGATCCGAGCCCGACTGACGCGATCGGCGGTAGAGGACCTGGAACTTGACGTGGGCATGTCGGTCTTCGCCTTGATCAAGAGTGTCAGTTTCGATCGTCGTCTTCTCTGA
- a CDS encoding TonB-dependent receptor: MNRPKSPTLRSLMLVGWCLVGCMTLAATSEGDHRYFGRRLVDVLQEFQSNGWTLLYSSAVVDTSLLVTTEPDTDDPQEALRQMLTSLGLAVREGPNGGLLIVAATQNTGTLSGRIHSRIDDKPIAEAQIILPTSQIRVLSADDGSFTILGIEAGRYDVVVEAEGYTTSTLRQVRIKTGKEIAVAIRMSSRSAFLTEVVVTPSRHTVVSEELSANRTISDDEVVLAPTLGGDPTRVIELLPGVTAANSSASFNVRGSLARDTSLVLDGLELYDPFHLRDFQSPFSLIDSNVVERIDFLGGGYTADLGDRHGGFVDISTSASHGEFRGDVELGTLNSRISYQSPINGGKGSWLISARTWYPEAVADTTELGGGENLDPRFSDLYAKVAFSLRKKHRLSAHFLGSYDRLKFLETGEDVNEQVDALTRNTYSWVRLRSAWSEDWSSESVLSLGRIDRKRDGLGSEDGEVNVDDQRTVDFVGFKNDAVWQVSPSHGLKMGLDVRSLTAHYSYSRDVVEDPSESAFAELDPNGLSMSAYLAHRMRATEKLTTEIGVRWDRQDYTQDNQFSPRVNAVYRPNGRSEFRLAAGRFHQSQRIHELQVPDGETEFSAAEIAQQVELSYQHTLPAGLRFRVDGYFRKLTRLRSRYENLLEPIELFPEIIEDRVEISPDRARLRGIELLLRGETTRPFYWWVSYAYSEAEDRESGRWIPRSWDQPHAAKFLVGYRRADRWSLSLVGSAHTGWPTTPGTAVATMGDPGEDPFEVELGERNSDRFPRYVRYDLKARRGFALGDSRLWFTLEVVNLADRKNACCIDELLIVENPDGTAEINRLFDFWLGRTASFSVLWRF, from the coding sequence ATGAACCGACCCAAATCGCCGACTCTGCGGAGTCTAATGCTCGTCGGCTGGTGTCTTGTTGGCTGCATGACCCTGGCGGCGACGTCCGAGGGAGACCACCGCTACTTCGGTAGACGTCTCGTGGATGTCCTGCAGGAATTCCAGTCGAACGGCTGGACATTGCTCTACAGCTCTGCGGTCGTCGACACGAGTCTGTTAGTGACCACCGAGCCCGACACGGACGATCCGCAAGAGGCGTTGCGGCAGATGTTGACGTCTCTGGGACTGGCGGTGCGCGAGGGCCCCAACGGGGGGTTACTGATCGTCGCTGCAACCCAGAACACCGGCACGCTGAGCGGTCGAATCCACTCTCGCATCGACGACAAACCGATCGCCGAAGCGCAGATTATCCTGCCGACATCCCAGATCCGGGTCCTATCCGCCGATGACGGGTCGTTCACGATCCTGGGTATCGAGGCAGGACGATATGACGTCGTCGTCGAGGCCGAAGGCTACACCACGTCGACTCTTCGTCAGGTACGAATCAAGACCGGCAAGGAGATCGCCGTCGCGATTCGGATGTCGTCCCGGTCTGCGTTTCTTACCGAGGTGGTGGTGACTCCTAGTCGTCACACGGTCGTCAGTGAGGAACTCTCCGCGAATCGAACAATTTCGGACGATGAGGTGGTGTTGGCGCCGACGCTTGGCGGCGACCCGACACGGGTCATCGAGTTACTCCCCGGCGTCACCGCGGCCAATAGCTCCGCCTCATTCAACGTTCGCGGAAGCCTTGCGCGCGACACCTCGCTCGTTCTCGACGGCCTCGAACTCTACGACCCGTTCCACCTTCGAGACTTTCAGAGTCCGTTCAGCCTGATCGACAGCAACGTCGTCGAGCGCATCGATTTTCTGGGTGGCGGCTACACTGCGGATCTCGGCGATCGTCACGGCGGCTTCGTAGACATCTCCACCTCGGCATCCCATGGCGAGTTTCGTGGAGACGTCGAGCTCGGAACCCTCAACAGTCGAATCTCGTACCAATCGCCGATAAACGGCGGCAAGGGATCGTGGCTCATCTCGGCGCGCACCTGGTACCCGGAGGCGGTCGCGGACACCACGGAGCTGGGTGGCGGCGAGAATCTGGACCCGCGTTTCAGCGACCTCTACGCGAAGGTGGCGTTCTCGCTTCGCAAGAAACACCGCCTGTCGGCGCATTTTCTGGGTTCCTACGATCGGCTTAAGTTTCTTGAGACGGGCGAAGACGTCAACGAACAGGTCGACGCACTCACTCGCAATACGTACAGCTGGGTTCGTCTCCGCAGCGCCTGGTCCGAGGACTGGAGTTCGGAGAGTGTTCTCTCTCTGGGCCGAATTGATCGGAAGCGTGACGGACTCGGTTCCGAGGATGGCGAGGTCAACGTCGACGATCAGAGGACCGTCGATTTCGTGGGCTTCAAGAACGATGCGGTCTGGCAGGTCTCCCCGTCCCACGGCCTGAAGATGGGCCTGGATGTGCGCTCTCTCACGGCGCACTACAGCTACAGTCGTGACGTGGTCGAAGATCCATCCGAGTCGGCCTTTGCGGAGCTGGATCCGAACGGCCTGTCGATGAGCGCGTATCTGGCCCATCGAATGAGAGCGACCGAGAAGCTGACCACGGAAATCGGTGTTCGCTGGGATCGGCAGGACTACACGCAGGACAATCAGTTCAGCCCACGCGTCAACGCCGTGTACCGACCCAACGGGCGATCGGAGTTTCGCCTGGCCGCCGGTCGTTTCCATCAGTCACAGCGTATTCACGAACTTCAGGTCCCGGATGGCGAGACGGAGTTCTCGGCGGCGGAAATTGCACAGCAGGTCGAACTCTCCTACCAGCACACGCTGCCGGCGGGCCTTCGATTCCGCGTCGATGGCTATTTTCGAAAGCTGACGAGGCTTCGGTCTCGGTACGAGAATCTCCTGGAGCCGATCGAACTCTTCCCGGAGATCATCGAGGATCGCGTCGAGATCTCACCGGATCGCGCCCGCTTGCGTGGCATCGAACTACTCCTGCGAGGCGAGACGACCCGACCCTTCTACTGGTGGGTCAGTTACGCCTACTCGGAGGCCGAGGACCGGGAAAGTGGACGCTGGATCCCGCGGAGTTGGGATCAGCCACATGCAGCCAAGTTTCTGGTCGGCTATCGTCGCGCGGACCGCTGGTCGCTCTCGCTCGTCGGGTCGGCCCACACGGGCTGGCCGACGACACCAGGGACCGCTGTGGCCACGATGGGTGACCCCGGCGAGGATCCGTTCGAAGTCGAGCTGGGCGAACGGAATTCCGACCGTTTTCCACGCTACGTTCGCTACGATCTCAAGGCCCGTCGCGGGTTCGCTCTCGGGGACAGTCGTCTGTGGTTCACGCTCGAGGTCGTCAATCTCGCGGACCGCAAGAATGCCTGCTGCATCGACGAACTGTTGATCGTCGAGAATCCGGACGGCACGGCAGAAATTAACCGATTGTTCGATTTCTGGCTGGGTCGGACCGCCTCTTTCAGCGTCCTCTGGCGATTCTGA
- a CDS encoding sigma-70 family RNA polymerase sigma factor: MSRDDRHLVRRMLAGKDGSFDQFFDDYFPALYRFAMTRLDHNEDAAEEVAQATICKAITKLATFRGEAALFTWLCTFCRHEISAYVRRNRLDLKHLNLVEETPEIRAALESSASLLEQPEAAANREEIGRLVQVALDQLPPQYGNILEWKYLEDLPVKEIAARLDLSPKAAESLLTRARGAFRDCFASLTQSPTMRGAQSRPLESSS, encoded by the coding sequence ATGAGTCGTGACGATCGTCATCTTGTACGCCGAATGCTCGCGGGCAAGGACGGCTCGTTCGATCAGTTCTTCGACGACTATTTCCCGGCTCTGTACCGCTTTGCGATGACCCGGCTCGACCACAACGAGGACGCCGCGGAGGAGGTGGCCCAGGCCACCATCTGCAAGGCGATCACGAAGTTGGCGACGTTTCGTGGCGAGGCGGCACTCTTCACCTGGCTGTGTACGTTCTGTCGTCACGAAATATCGGCCTACGTGCGTCGGAATCGTCTAGACCTGAAACACCTCAATCTTGTCGAGGAGACGCCGGAGATTCGCGCCGCCCTGGAGAGTTCGGCGAGTCTTCTGGAGCAGCCGGAGGCCGCAGCCAACCGAGAAGAGATCGGTCGGCTCGTACAGGTGGCTCTCGATCAACTGCCACCCCAGTACGGCAACATCCTCGAGTGGAAGTATCTGGAAGACCTTCCGGTCAAGGAGATTGCAGCCCGATTGGATCTGAGCCCGAAGGCGGCCGAGTCATTGTTGACCCGCGCCCGTGGGGCGTTCCGCGATTGTTTCGCCTCGCTTACCCAGTCTCCCACCATGAGGGGCGCTCAGTCGCGCCCACTGGAGTCGTCGTCATGA
- a CDS encoding FecR family protein, translating into MTKDHQDHRTERDDVATLLRVAGKRPPVPQDRADRVRAAGRERWDIVVGRRKQRRFRVAVGMLATAASIAVIATVWLVDFGTGTLPGDDRVAWVEERVGSTSAEPNSALAAGGVLSTGKNGRLALRFASGHSVRVDYSSTVRLLDERTLVLERGALYVDSGSYSNEGSKLEIRTPLGSIHETGTQYEVRLDDESTRVRLREGSVVVRHDGQSHEVSAGDELLIGADGSAMWTPLSIHGGSWSWLIDVTPMPDFDGENAHKFLEWVARERGWQLVFASEAVADASETTILGGTFGDLTLPQALDAVLPTCRMTYDVRDGILLIDTE; encoded by the coding sequence ATGACGAAAGATCATCAAGACCATCGAACCGAACGCGACGACGTCGCCACCCTGCTGCGTGTCGCAGGCAAGCGCCCGCCGGTGCCACAGGATCGAGCGGATCGCGTGCGCGCCGCAGGCCGTGAACGCTGGGACATCGTGGTTGGGCGTCGCAAGCAGCGTCGTTTTCGCGTCGCCGTCGGTATGCTGGCCACGGCTGCATCGATCGCCGTGATCGCAACCGTGTGGTTGGTCGACTTCGGCACGGGGACTCTGCCCGGCGACGATCGCGTCGCGTGGGTCGAGGAGCGAGTTGGTTCGACGTCGGCTGAACCCAACTCCGCGCTCGCGGCCGGTGGGGTGTTGTCGACAGGAAAAAACGGCCGCCTTGCACTTCGGTTCGCCTCCGGCCACTCGGTCCGCGTCGATTATTCCTCGACCGTTCGTCTTCTTGACGAGCGCACTCTCGTGTTGGAGCGTGGTGCGCTCTACGTGGACTCGGGTTCGTACAGCAACGAGGGCAGCAAGTTGGAGATCCGCACGCCGCTAGGGTCGATCCACGAGACGGGCACCCAGTATGAGGTGCGACTCGACGATGAATCCACGCGAGTCCGCCTCCGCGAGGGCAGCGTGGTCGTCCGTCACGACGGGCAGTCCCACGAGGTGAGTGCCGGAGACGAGCTGCTGATCGGTGCAGATGGGTCGGCGATGTGGACCCCACTCTCGATCCACGGAGGTTCGTGGTCGTGGCTGATCGATGTCACGCCCATGCCGGACTTCGACGGTGAAAACGCGCATAAGTTCCTGGAGTGGGTCGCTCGCGAGCGTGGATGGCAGCTGGTGTTTGCAAGCGAGGCCGTTGCAGATGCGTCGGAAACGACGATCCTGGGAGGGACCTTCGGCGACCTCACCCTGCCACAGGCCCTCGATGCGGTTTTGCCCACGTGTCGCATGACCTACGACGTTCGGGACGGGATTCTGCTGATCGACACCGAATAG
- a CDS encoding type II secretion system protein GspG produces MYCSNCSAQIETDERPCPKCSHVTRPANKSKWPVILIGCGGAIVLFFFCSIISAIAIPNLLNAIDRGKQKRTLADMRTIANAVDVYALDHKQFPTARDLEQLRRQIPEPTLPYTDGWTHPIEFVSDPTGYEIRSYGKDGIRDDGAPLGATVSFNADLIFQTGQFVQWPEGAQQ; encoded by the coding sequence ATGTACTGCTCCAACTGTAGCGCCCAGATCGAGACCGACGAACGACCCTGCCCCAAGTGTAGTCACGTCACCCGACCCGCCAATAAGTCGAAGTGGCCGGTGATTCTCATCGGCTGTGGCGGCGCGATCGTGCTGTTCTTCTTCTGCTCGATCATCTCGGCAATCGCCATTCCGAACCTGCTCAATGCGATCGATCGGGGCAAGCAGAAACGAACGTTGGCCGACATGCGGACGATTGCCAACGCCGTCGATGTGTACGCACTCGACCACAAGCAATTCCCGACCGCACGTGACCTGGAGCAATTGCGACGTCAGATTCCGGAACCGACGCTACCGTACACCGACGGTTGGACCCACCCGATCGAGTTCGTGTCGGATCCCACCGGCTACGAGATCCGCTCCTACGGCAAGGATGGGATCCGCGACGACGGCGCACCCCTCGGGGCGACTGTCAGTTTCAACGCGGACCTGATCTTCCAGACGGGCCAGTTCGTCCAGTGGCCCGAGGGCGCACAGCAATAA